CGGGGTTATACAGGAGAGCTGCTCTTCTGGGAAGAGGAAAAGCCTGTCGGAAAGATGCAGATACTGGCGGCGGGAGTTTTTATCGGACTGCTGGTGTGCATCTGGCTGCTGACAAGGTAAAGGAGACGTACATGAGAGAACCAATCGTTAAAGTGAAAGATCTGCATTTTGCATATGCAGAGGAAAAGGAAGCGCTTCGGGGGATCGATATCAATATCTATCAGGGAGAACGCATCGCCGTCATCGGTTCCAATGGAGCCGGGAAATCCACGTTTTTTCTGAATGTTAACGGTGTCCTGCAGGCGGAGGCGGGAGAAATCTATTTCCGCAACACAAAAATCACAAAGAAAAACCTAAGTGAGCTGCGAAAAAACATAGGAATCGTGTTTCAGGACGCAGATAACCAGATTATTGCCTCTACCGTAATGGCGGAGGTTTCTTTTGGTCCCATGAATCTGCGGCTGCCCAGAGATGAAGTGAAACAGAGGGTGGAAGAGGCCCTTGAATATATGAATATCACAGACTTTAAGGACAGACCCCCTCACTACTTAAGCGGAGGGGAAAAAAAGAGGGTGAGCATTGCGGATATTATTGCAATGAAATCTGAGATCATAATTTTCGATGAACCCACCGCAGCGCTGGATCCGATGAATGCCCAGATGCTGGAAGAAGTGCTGGACAAACTGCAGAAAGAGGGAAAGACGATGCTGATCTCCACGCATGATGTGGATTTTGCTTACCGCTGGGCGGAACGCGCAGTGGTTTTCTGCGACGGCGAGATTATTGCAGACGGTACGCCGCTGGAGGTTTTCCTGGATGACAGCGTGGTGAAGAGGGCCAATCTGAAACGTCCGATGATGCTGGAGGTATATGAGGGACTGGTCACTTCCGGTCATCTGCCGGATGAGAAAAAATACCCCAAAACACCGGAGGAATTAAAGCAAATACTGGCATAATAACAGCCTTTTTTGCGAATGCTGCCCTTTTTGCGAATGCCGTGTTTTTTGTTATTGCAAATAGTAAACATTTATAGTAAAATCAACATGAATGCTAACCGATGGAACATAATCACTTTATTGATACAGAAAATATAGACAATATCAACTATTCAGAGTGATCCTTCCTATCAAATAGGAATTATCCATCACATTTCAAGGAGGTAGAAATATGGAATTCAAGTTATCCCGTGAACAGGAACTTGTTCGTAAGATGGTCCGCGAATTCACAGAGACTGAGGTTGCTCCCATCGCTGCTGAAACTGACAGAACGAGTCAGTATCCCGCAAAGACTATCGACGACCTTTTCCGCTATGGAATTATGGGTATGATCGTACCGAAAGAGTACGGCGGAGCAGGTGCTGATGACCTGTCCGGAGCTATTGCAATTGAAGAACTTTCCAAAGCATGTGCATCTACAGGCGATATTGTGGCGACACATAACGGATTGTGCTGCGGTCCTATCATCAGCTATGGTACAGAAGAGCAGAAGAAAAAATATCTTCCGATGCTGACAAAAGAACGTAAGGTCGGTGCTTTCTGTCTGACAGAGGCAGATGCCGGTTCCGACGCATCCAAGGGAACGACGACTGCTGTTCTCGACGGAGATCATTACATATTAAATGGTTCTAAAATCTTTATTACAAACGGTTATGTAGCAGACATCTTCATTGTATTTGCCATGACGGATCGTTCCAAGGGAACAAAAGGCATCTCTGCATTTATCGTTGAGAAAGATTTCCCGGGATTTTTAGTAGGCAAACACGAAGTTAAGATGGGCCTTCACGGCTCACCGACATCCGAGATCATTTTCCAGGATTGTATCGTTCCGAAGGAGAACCTGCTCGGCGTGGAAGGCAAAGGATTCGGTATCGCTATGGCTACACTGGACGGCGGACGTATCGGTATTGCCGCTCAGGCTCTC
The Ruminococcus gauvreauii genome window above contains:
- a CDS encoding energy-coupling factor ABC transporter ATP-binding protein, translating into MREPIVKVKDLHFAYAEEKEALRGIDINIYQGERIAVIGSNGAGKSTFFLNVNGVLQAEAGEIYFRNTKITKKNLSELRKNIGIVFQDADNQIIASTVMAEVSFGPMNLRLPRDEVKQRVEEALEYMNITDFKDRPPHYLSGGEKKRVSIADIIAMKSEIIIFDEPTAALDPMNAQMLEEVLDKLQKEGKTMLISTHDVDFAYRWAERAVVFCDGEIIADGTPLEVFLDDSVVKRANLKRPMMLEVYEGLVTSGHLPDEKKYPKTPEELKQILA
- a CDS encoding acyl-CoA dehydrogenase, with amino-acid sequence MEFKLSREQELVRKMVREFTETEVAPIAAETDRTSQYPAKTIDDLFRYGIMGMIVPKEYGGAGADDLSGAIAIEELSKACASTGDIVATHNGLCCGPIISYGTEEQKKKYLPMLTKERKVGAFCLTEADAGSDASKGTTTAVLDGDHYILNGSKIFITNGYVADIFIVFAMTDRSKGTKGISAFIVEKDFPGFLVGKHEVKMGLHGSPTSEIIFQDCIVPKENLLGVEGKGFGIAMATLDGGRIGIAAQALGIAEGAYKEAMDFAKVRVQFGRPISKFQNSQFVFADMHVGIEAGRLLTYKAAIAKSTQKRFTLEAATAKLFCSELANKTATKALQMCGGYGYTNDYPLERMMRDAKITEIYEGTSEIQRVVISGNILN